tttgtgcCTTGCATGCACAATAAATATGTGATATAATCTTGTAGTAGAACAAGTGTGGAGCGTCCCACATGCATTTCCCGATGTTCCTGTAATATTTAGGCTTTCAAGGCATGTTGGACAAGCAgctcaatttttattttttgtgggGTTTTTCTAACAGATTGGTTTTGTGTAGTTGCCCGGAGGATAAAATTTGGAGGAAACCCCACTGTTAAAGACCCTCCCACACATATGCACAGTCCCCCTCGGGGCTACGCACTGGCCATGTAAATTTAATAACATGGCCCAGAGCTGTCTGGGACACCTGGGGTTATCGCATTAGGCCGACAGCCCGGAGAGGAGCTCGCAGCACCCTGGAACTAAAGGGCCAGTGTTCCCCCGTCAGCCCCACCCTTATCTGTTGTCGTCTCCGGCAACAGGGGCTCACTTCAGTGTAAGCCCTCAGTGAATGAAGTCGTCCAGTCAGAGGGTGGAGATCTGGTGTGGATAAATCTAATTAGACTGGAATGCCCGTCTCTTCACAGCCCTCTAAAGGTCACCTCATGTCTGACGAGGTTAGAGGAAGTGGAGGGATTCCACCACAACTAATTAAGAAGAACTTTAATGGAAGTTTGGTGTCGGCTTGTACGACATGTCTATGGACTACGActaagctgttttgtttttttgttttaggtgCACCTCCGCCTTATCCTGGTCAGTGGGAAAACGCAAGACTTCACTTTCTCCCCGAATGACTCGGCCACAGACATCGCCAAGCATGTATTTGAGAACTGGCCTGAAGGTACGTCGTTATAGCTTTCAGTTTACAAATGTAATAATTGACTCGTTTGGTTTAATTATTTCCTTTGCTATGTCAGTATTCTTTGTGGCCTGCTACTACTCAATGCCTGTAATGAAAACCTTAATTCACTGTTATTAAAAGtctaaattaatttttaagaaGTCAGAAGCAACCGGATGGGTAATAACAGTATTATGGTGTACATAGTGACAGTAAACAATAGAGCTAGATCGATAAATAAACCAGCCTAATACATCGATATTGActtattgcagatatattgCCATCAATGTATATATTGGCAGCTGATAAGTAACAAGAAAATGCAGCACAGAGATGCCAAACAAGGTTTAAGATAATTTAGAAACTGTCATGATTACAGTtgatttaaagttgttttttttaactggaaTATATTGCTCAGTATATATCTTGGACACAattttgaaaacaaacaagTCTAAGTGACCTGTATCAAGAATCTTAtttatgttatgtgttttatgtaaataaaacaggCTGATgtagtgttttttaaatgtctatATATCAATATCAGTATTGGCCTCAAAGATTCAGTGTTGGTTGGGCTACAGTAAGTGTTGTTTCTCTGCTCTCCAacaggatgggaggaggagagggtgagCAGTCCCAGTATACTGCGCCTCATCTTCCAGGGACGCTTCCTTCATGGCAACGTTACCCTGGGAGGTAAGACACCACCTCTGAACAAGGACACCTTAATCTGTCCATCTTACTAAAAACACGCCTGGAAATTGACAAAATGCAGCTCATAAGATTGTAGCTGAGGCTTCATAAAGCTCTCCGGAGGCTTACAGgcaaatgataataattatattaataataataatcataataataaatgtatataacaCTTTTCAAAACGGATGTCACAAAGTGCTAAACAAGAAGATAAAAGCGGATAAATGTAGctaatgtaaaaacaataaggtaactgttaaaacggaacatcacagaacatatcaatcaTGATAAAATAGTTAAGGGGTAAAAAAaggtgataaaaacaaatatatatacataaatgtgtataaatatatacatgcacgCATACAAACGGaggtatacatacatatacccATACACACATGCTTCACCATCACCACCCAATACAACCATCTGGTTAGGTGTATTATAGTCATACTAAACAATAGAGACGAAGACGACAGGTTAAACTGCAGAATTCTATAAAATGATATAATCAATAAATGGCCAaatataatcatttaaaaaaaggttttattgaATTGAAATGAATGCATGCATTGGAGCACCAACATCATACACAGTAGTATGGCCTAATTCAGTATCACAGATGCAGGATACGACTAAATGAACACATCTGTTGGAGTCAAGGTATTTCCTTTCACCTCCCAGTCTTCTGCCAGTCTGAATTTAAGGTGTATTTTCTTGTTTAAAGCTCTGAAGCTACCCCCGGGCCGAACGACCGTCATGCACTTGGTTGCCAGAGAGACTCTTCCAGAGCCCAACTCCCATGGtgaggatctttttttttatctgtataatattgttatcatCACACAGGACGAGGTATCGTGTGGGACTTTGGTTGCTGCAGGCCTGCGAACTCCGCTGCTCCTGGGCCAAAAAAAGCTGAAGTGGTTAAGCTCACTTTGGACGAAGTTAAGTTACTGAAGCTCAGTTCAACAGCAACATTTCAAGCTAAGGCAACCAAAAACAGTTTCATTACAAACATCCTGCCTGAAGCCCCACTTTGTGCCTCTCACACATAGCTGCTGGTAGCATTAGCTTGACTTAATTGACGTCATACATGAACAAGATTTATTCCTCTTCAGTCGCAGTAAACGCAACACACGAGCTCACGGATAACTTCTGTATTCAGAGCTTAGCAAGATTTTTGAGCTGACGAACAGCCACGACAAACATCAGGGCTACGGCTGTGTACTGTACGCCTCCACCTCCAACAGTCGTCGCTCCCTCACTCTGTTTTAGCGGGATTTAAGGGTGTAATTACCCTTTTTAAAGCCCCCTTTCAACCGCAGGAACCTTCACCAGGAACTAGGagccttttgaggaactcatcgCTTTTTGACTAGGGTCCAATTTAggttctggggacattttaccccccaaaacGCCTTAGTCGGGGAgaagtactttctgaaagtacaggaacttacAGAGTGGGGTTTGCAGGGATAACCAtcactgattggtcaaacacacacacagcactgctgcttcaactCGTATACCACTTCATTCACAggacaaggaagtactctagtattgaCCTTTGctatggaaacacagacaacaatgggctgaaggaactTCTTGGTTGAAATGCGGCAAAAGTGCAGTGTGTCTGTCCTGGCGGAGAGCGGAAGTTGCTGTTTCAGGGTCCATTTTCTTTGAACTTTCATATACATCATGCAGTGGGCGTTGGTTGCTGCCGCTGCTAACCTCATCCTCATCCCACGCACAGAGTCTGTAGAGCGATACATGCTTTCCTCTAGTTTCAGCTGGTTGTTTTTATCTCACCTCATGTCTCTGCCATCCTCTCTTTATAGGTCAAAGGAACAGAGAAAAAACCACAGAGAGCAACTGCTGTCTCCTCTTGTAAAGCAACAGAAACAACCCCCTAccccaaccacacacacaaacatacagtacataacacacatatacacacacacacacacacacacacacacaaccataaCACAAACATCTAAACATGCAAACACCCTGTTCTCTCCTGCCTGTCATCCTGTCAGCTGTGGATTTAGAATAAATCACAGGAAGTCTGGTTGGGGCCGTCACCCGCTTTGGTTGAACGCTTGTCCAATCTGAGGCTTTTTTGTGCCAATATATTCACCTTTTGCCCCCCCAAACTTTTACTGTGTCGGCAGAATTTGCTGTAGTTATTCCTTTTTATTTGAAGATCATGCCATGAAACGCTCCCTCGCGGACCCGTCTGCTGCTGGACAAGATTTAAAGAGCTGTCAAACGTAGTGGAAAAGACCCGGGAAGTCTTCGCTCTTCATGGACACAGTTGCTATAAAGGATGTGTGGGCTATTACCCTTCCCTACTAGTCACATGGATGTTTCCCCAGGTCTTACTGAATGGTGTTAACCCTCTCATTGCACTTAACCAGTTTGTTAATTCAGAAATGTTTATCGTGTTTCATCTTTTCCCCaatggcttttttatttttttggtcagAGGAACAGACCTTAATTCCCCCACGTGGTAGAAAATGtgccatcctcctcctcatgagACCGTTTCTCACTAACTGAACCGGTCGGTCTGTATCAGCACCAGTGGCGTTCGTGCCATTACACCTGTTTGTTCCTCGAAATGGACCAATGGAGAAGGAGACTTTTATTAGGAAGAGGAAACACCTGAGGGGACGTTCAGGTCCACGAGAAACGGGAACAGACTTGTAAAAGATGGAGTCGGAGGATTCGGTGGGTTGCTTGTGTGCCATCAGGTTTCGAACCTCTGGCTTTGACTTTATCGACTAGGCCGTCGATGTTCCCTCGTAACGGGAGCCGTCACGGCGGGCCAGTTAAATGCAGACAGAagaagcggttgaagatgggaAGAAGGCGTGTCGTCGGTGTGAGACCCCCCTCTACTGGACACTGAGGACGAGGCAGCGGGAGAGTTTCTCCCTCTTTGGATGAAAAGTTAAAAGGAAAAATTTTGGTGGCGTTTCACCTCCTTTTCATTTGGATGCTGTCTTTACTTCTTGTTTGCCTTTTATCGTGAAATTCAGTAATATCATTAATATTGAAATTTAAATATATCGATTTTTATCTTGTGTATAGGTATTTGTTCAATTTTAgtgtgggtgagtgtgtgtgtgagcgtgtctGAGGGTGTGTGATGCACGTGGCATACTGTATGAGGACTGGTGAGGGCATGtggtcttaaaaaaaacaaggtggTGCACTGGGAGTGTTGATGGGCTGCGGTTTCTTCAGAAACAGTCGGAAACCTTTTGATTCCTTCCATTGAGTGTcctttggtttgtgtttttgtcaatcAATGTCACTGCTATGAAGTTTAGCTCagtatgaataaatgtaaaaactaaAATGCAATGTGGTCTACATAAAAGCTTgtattataaattaataaatctttaAATAAGGCAACTGGTCTTgagtactttttactttttctgaAAGACGAGCTGTGGCTgcggttattttcattatcgaatAATATGTCGCtcatttaaaaagaataatCTTTTGTTCTTTGAAACGTCTGAAAAACTGCgatttacatttttcagtatTCCCAGAGTCAAAGGGTCTTGTTTCGCCTTGGTTTGTAAATTCATTATCTTTGGAGTTTAAACCATCAAAGATGATTAAGAGGAACAGGAGACAGGGGGATCATAACACTCGTCATTGGTTAAGGATCAGTAAGAAATCTGTAGCAATTACACACAAGCGTGCTAAGAATTTTAGAGCtgcattgattagttgtcaacaatGAAATTAATCGCCAGCtatttttgataatcgattaatcagtttgagtaattttttaagaaaaaaaaagatcaaaattctctgattccagtttcttaaatgtgaatattttctggtttctttcctcctctatgacagtaaactgaatatctttgagttgtggacaaaacaagacatttgaggacgtcatcttgggctttgggaaacatttttaaccattttatatactaattgagaaaataatcattagttgaagCCCTAAAGAatttgtctttttctgtctccaaCTTTAATGATCAAACTACATGTAGTTTTATTTATGTACCTCTAGGTGGCGG
This DNA window, taken from Sebastes umbrosus isolate fSebUmb1 chromosome 9, fSebUmb1.pri, whole genome shotgun sequence, encodes the following:
- the ubl3b gene encoding ubiquitin-like protein 3b translates to MTTQRDLDMVHLRLILVSGKTQDFTFSPNDSATDIAKHVFENWPEGWEEERVSSPSILRLIFQGRFLHGNVTLGALKLPPGRTTVMHLVARETLPEPNSHGQRNREKTTESNCCLLL